In Geminocystis sp. NIES-3709, a single genomic region encodes these proteins:
- a CDS encoding ShlB/FhaC/HecB family hemolysin secretion/activation protein produces the protein MTNIKINKKLSLFPLIFLSFFLIKIPILAEDLTLINNNENINSNLSNKNVLISQNNGEEFSAKAIEVKGNTIFNNEINTITQNYQNKTITIETLQEIANQITQLYLNQGYISTRAIVENVVDDIAIIQVYEGQIEAIQIEGAKRLENYVRSRIALGATTPLNSGNLEDQLRLLKADPLIENIEATLRAGSAEKQSILIVNVTEADPFFATIGVDNYSPPSIGATQVTLAAGYGNVLGLGDSFSVSYQPRVEDWAGTYNLDINYNIPLNPMNGTLNARVTIQENTVVEGDFQELDISGESQFYELSYRQPLIRSPREELALSVGMSYRNGQTFTFQGPTPFGVGPNEDGITRTNVISLGQDYVKRDNMGAWALRSQFRIGTGLFDVTTSNSSNDPDGYFLAWLGQIQRVQLLNPDNLLIIQGDIQLSLDPLLPSEQFVIGGGQSVRGYRQNVRAGDNGFRFSIEDRITIVRNDERFPVFQIAPFFDMGSVWNAQGNPNFSSNQRFIAALGLGLIWQPVENLNMRLDYAPPLIDLVDRGNNIQDDGLYFNVKYNF, from the coding sequence ATGACTAACATAAAAATTAACAAGAAATTATCTTTATTTCCTCTGATTTTTCTCTCTTTTTTTTTGATAAAGATTCCTATATTAGCAGAAGATTTGACATTAATAAATAATAATGAAAATATCAACTCCAATTTATCCAATAAAAATGTTTTAATTAGCCAAAATAATGGAGAAGAATTTTCTGCAAAAGCTATAGAAGTTAAAGGAAATACTATCTTTAATAATGAAATTAACACTATTACTCAGAATTATCAAAATAAAACTATTACGATCGAAACTTTACAAGAAATTGCCAATCAAATTACTCAACTTTATCTCAATCAAGGCTATATAAGTACAAGGGCGATCGTTGAAAATGTTGTGGATGATATAGCTATTATTCAAGTATATGAAGGACAAATAGAAGCGATCCAGATTGAAGGTGCTAAAAGATTAGAAAATTATGTTCGATCGAGAATAGCATTAGGTGCAACAACTCCTCTTAATTCTGGTAATTTAGAAGATCAATTAAGATTATTAAAAGCTGATCCTTTAATTGAAAATATTGAAGCTACATTGAGAGCCGGCAGTGCAGAAAAACAAAGTATTTTGATCGTCAACGTGACAGAAGCTGATCCCTTTTTTGCCACCATTGGTGTCGATAACTATTCTCCTCCCAGTATTGGTGCAACTCAAGTTACTTTAGCCGCCGGTTATGGCAATGTTTTAGGCTTAGGGGATAGTTTCTCTGTGTCTTATCAACCCCGTGTAGAAGATTGGGCTGGGACTTATAATCTCGATATTAACTATAATATACCTCTTAATCCCATGAATGGCACTTTAAATGCTAGGGTTACGATACAAGAAAATACAGTAGTAGAGGGAGACTTTCAAGAGTTAGATATTAGTGGCGAAAGTCAATTTTATGAGTTAAGTTATCGTCAACCTTTAATTCGTAGTCCTAGAGAAGAATTAGCTTTATCTGTGGGTATGAGTTACCGTAATGGTCAAACTTTCACTTTTCAAGGGCCGACTCCTTTCGGTGTAGGACCAAATGAAGATGGTATTACTCGTACCAATGTTATTAGTCTTGGTCAAGATTATGTCAAACGAGATAATATGGGTGCTTGGGCATTACGATCGCAATTTCGTATCGGTACAGGCTTGTTTGATGTTACGACTTCTAATAGTTCAAATGATCCTGATGGTTACTTTTTGGCTTGGTTAGGACAAATTCAACGAGTACAACTATTAAACCCCGATAACTTATTAATTATTCAAGGAGATATTCAATTAAGTTTAGATCCTTTATTGCCTTCAGAACAATTTGTCATTGGTGGTGGACAATCCGTGAGGGGTTATCGTCAAAATGTCCGAGCAGGAGATAATGGTTTTCGTTTTTCCATTGAAGATAGAATTACGATCGTTCGTAATGATGAACGTTTTCCAGTGTTTCAAATAGCACCTTTTTTCGACATGGGTTCGGTATGGAATGCCCAAGGAAATCCTAACTTTTCGTCCAATCAAAGATTTATCGCCGCTTTGGGTTTAGGTTTAATTTGGCAACCTGTGGAAAATCTCAATATGAGATTAGACTATGCACCCCCTTTAATTGATTTAGTCGATCGAGGTAACAACATTCAAGACGATGGACTATATTTTAACGTGAAGTATAATTTTTAA
- a CDS encoding CocE/NonD family hydrolase: MIQKETVFMTTRDGISLASDIYYPVTDEKLPVLLMRQPYGKSIASTVVYAHPKWYAKHGYIVVIQDVRGRGESEGEFQLFETEINDGYDTLEWVANINRSNGKVGMYGFSYQGMTQLYCAISQNPALKTICPAMIAYDLYSDWAYENGAFCYQLNLAWAIQLSAETARLKQDLLAYKVLYLASRNLPVYDLPIIVEEALKKYCPSNFYFEWLKHKQDDEYWQKLSPKTYFKNVDLPMLHIGGWFDTYLRGSLNLYQEINKKSKFQQHLIIGPWAHLPWGNTLGDRYYTTQANNNINEIQIAWFNKHLKGIENSNLFSKNIQLFQMGTNKWIKVNKLNNENKLIFYLNSTGLANIKDDDGKLIIDNQKNNYQQEDIIIHDFWRSTPSLGGHSSISSGSFDRSELDNRSDVITYTSNIFSEDLEILGDIELEIYVQADTKSFDLSVTLSQKFNDGKVYNFNQGYIKINNHNSEKPIKFLLQSTCIQIQKNTALRLSISPSNFPSYSVNFGRNKSEMNYQDLETKPITIIIFSGQKTSSKLIINQG; this comes from the coding sequence ATGATACAAAAAGAAACTGTTTTTATGACAACCCGTGACGGAATTTCATTAGCCAGTGATATTTATTATCCTGTCACTGATGAGAAACTGCCTGTGTTGTTGATGCGTCAACCTTATGGTAAATCGATCGCTTCTACTGTAGTATATGCTCATCCAAAATGGTACGCCAAACATGGCTATATTGTCGTTATTCAAGATGTTAGAGGTAGAGGAGAATCAGAAGGAGAATTTCAGCTATTTGAGACCGAAATAAATGACGGTTACGATACCCTCGAATGGGTTGCAAATATAAACAGAAGTAATGGCAAAGTAGGGATGTATGGTTTTTCCTATCAAGGTATGACTCAATTATATTGTGCTATCAGTCAAAATCCTGCTTTAAAAACTATTTGTCCTGCGATGATTGCTTATGATTTATATAGTGATTGGGCTTATGAAAACGGAGCTTTTTGTTATCAATTAAATTTAGCATGGGCAATACAGTTATCTGCTGAAACTGCTCGATTAAAACAAGATTTATTAGCTTATAAAGTTCTTTATTTAGCTAGTCGTAATCTACCTGTTTATGATCTACCAATCATAGTGGAAGAAGCCTTAAAAAAATATTGTCCTAGCAACTTTTATTTTGAATGGTTAAAGCATAAACAAGACGATGAATATTGGCAAAAATTATCCCCAAAAACCTATTTTAAAAATGTCGATTTGCCCATGCTTCATATCGGTGGTTGGTTCGATACTTATTTACGAGGAAGTCTTAATTTATATCAAGAAATTAATAAAAAAAGTAAGTTTCAACAACATTTAATTATTGGCCCTTGGGCTCATCTTCCTTGGGGAAATACTCTTGGCGATCGATATTATACCACTCAGGCTAATAACAATATTAATGAGATACAAATAGCTTGGTTTAATAAACATTTAAAAGGTATTGAAAATAGTAATTTATTTTCTAAAAATATTCAATTATTTCAAATGGGTACTAATAAATGGATTAAAGTTAATAAATTAAATAATGAAAACAAGTTAATATTTTATTTAAACAGTACAGGATTAGCTAATATTAAAGATGATGATGGAAAATTAATAATAGATAATCAAAAAAATAATTATCAACAAGAAGATATTATTATTCATGATTTTTGGCGATCAACTCCAAGTTTAGGAGGACATAGTAGTATTTCTAGCGGTAGTTTCGATCGAAGTGAATTAGATAATCGCAGTGATGTCATTACTTATACTAGCAATATTTTTTCAGAAGATTTAGAGATATTAGGAGATATAGAATTAGAAATTTATGTTCAAGCTGATACAAAAAGTTTTGATTTATCTGTTACTTTATCTCAAAAATTTAATGATGGAAAAGTTTATAATTTTAATCAAGGATATATAAAAATTAATAACCACAATTCAGAAAAACCAATAAAATTTTTATTACAATCAACTTGTATTCAAATTCAAAAAAATACCGCCTTGAGATTAAGTATTAGTCCAAGTAATTTTCCCTCTTATTCTGTAAATTTTGGTAGAAATAAATCGGAGATGAATTATCAAGATTTAGAGACTAAACCTATTACTATCATTATCTTTTCTGGACAGAAAACTTCCTCAAAATTAATTATTAATCAAGGATAA
- a CDS encoding NAD(P)H dehydrogenase subunit NdhS gives MIILPGTVVTVTNPDDTYYRFEGLVQRVTDGKAAVLFEGGNWDKLITFRLSELEAIDPKNKK, from the coding sequence ATGATAATTTTACCCGGCACAGTGGTGACAGTCACAAATCCCGATGATACTTACTATCGTTTTGAAGGTTTAGTACAAAGAGTTACCGATGGCAAGGCTGCGGTTTTGTTTGAAGGAGGAAACTGGGATAAACTTATCACCTTTAGGTTATCAGAATTAGAAGCGATCGATCCCAAAAATAAAAAATAG